A window of Cohnella herbarum contains these coding sequences:
- a CDS encoding anthrone oxygenase family protein, which translates to MDEIVYYFIIIAAIGSGMVAGVLFAFSAFVMKALNRLSAEQSIAAMQSINITVLNPLCSVLFFGTGLITLFILITSFNRWNDPDAIYLLAGSASYLIALFITGAFNVPLNNKLAVVNPAANDGAQKWGSFVAKWMIWNHIRTLACVASSAFLLIAFHMQ; encoded by the coding sequence ATGGATGAGATCGTCTATTATTTCATTATCATCGCGGCCATCGGTTCCGGAATGGTAGCGGGAGTATTATTCGCTTTCTCCGCCTTCGTGATGAAAGCTCTTAATCGCCTCTCGGCCGAACAAAGCATTGCTGCCATGCAGTCTATTAACATTACAGTGCTTAATCCTCTATGTTCCGTTCTGTTCTTCGGGACGGGATTGATCACCCTATTTATTCTGATAACCTCCTTCAACCGATGGAACGACCCCGATGCGATTTATCTGCTCGCAGGGAGCGCTTCGTACCTTATCGCTCTCTTCATTACCGGCGCATTTAACGTCCCTCTTAATAACAAGCTGGCCGTCGTTAATCCTGCCGCCAACGATGGCGCGCAAAAATGGGGAAGTTTCGTTGCTAAGTGGATGATTTGGAACCATATTCGGACATTGGCATGCGTTGCCTCGTCTGCGTTTCTCCTTATCGCTTTTCATATGCAATAA
- a CDS encoding NAD(P)H-binding protein has product MNEHQLSRKPILIIGGTGKTGRRVAERLAALGIPTRIGSRAGEPPFDWQIKSTWSAVLENAEAVYLTYHPDLAMPGAADDIASFAELALQHDVRRLVLLSGRGEEGALVSEQALRNSGADWTILRASWFNQNFSESFLLDSVLGGTIALPVEDAREPFIDADDIADVAVAALTENGHIGQLYELTGPRALTFAEATEEIAQASGREIHYVPISVEQFRSGLEQENLSAEFTNLLLELFTKVLDGRNSHLNDGVKRALGREPRDFRDFARDTAATGIWDRGEPNG; this is encoded by the coding sequence ATGAACGAACATCAACTCTCGAGAAAGCCGATCCTGATTATCGGCGGTACAGGCAAGACGGGTCGACGGGTAGCGGAACGCCTCGCTGCTCTTGGCATTCCTACGCGGATCGGGTCTCGCGCCGGGGAACCGCCCTTCGACTGGCAAATCAAGTCCACTTGGTCGGCAGTCTTGGAGAACGCGGAAGCGGTATATCTGACGTACCATCCCGACTTAGCGATGCCGGGTGCCGCCGACGATATTGCGTCATTCGCCGAGTTAGCGTTGCAACATGACGTTCGACGGTTGGTTCTATTGTCCGGCCGCGGTGAAGAAGGGGCTCTCGTTAGCGAGCAAGCCTTGCGGAACTCGGGCGCAGACTGGACGATTCTAAGGGCTAGCTGGTTTAATCAAAATTTCAGCGAAAGTTTCTTGCTCGATTCGGTACTCGGCGGAACGATTGCCCTCCCGGTAGAGGATGCTAGGGAACCTTTCATCGATGCGGACGATATTGCGGACGTCGCGGTAGCCGCGCTAACCGAGAACGGGCATATCGGCCAACTTTATGAGCTTACCGGTCCTCGCGCGCTCACCTTTGCCGAAGCGACTGAAGAGATCGCCCAAGCAAGCGGTAGGGAAATCCATTATGTACCCATTTCCGTTGAGCAATTCAGATCCGGGTTAGAGCAAGAGAACTTGTCTGCGGAGTTTACGAATCTGCTCCTCGAGTTATTCACCAAAGTACTGGACGGACGCAATTCCCACTTAAATGACGGAGTAAAACGCGCCCTTGGGCGCGAGCCTAGGGATTTCAGGGATTTTGCGCGGGATACCGCCGCAACCGGTATTTGGGATCGGGGCGAACCGAATGGATGA
- a CDS encoding MarR family winged helix-turn-helix transcriptional regulator: MLDTYLKECLYFTATRLSRVVTKIVEDEFFKCGLSPTGAFLMLAVIEEEGISQKKLGEVLHHQPSTVTRLIEKLTAKGLIYNRVEGRMSLIYATDKGKALEAIIHECWDNLRIRINEILGEKESDELTLHLYKVSDQIENSN; this comes from the coding sequence GTGCTCGACACCTACCTGAAAGAATGCTTGTATTTTACGGCAACCCGACTCAGTCGAGTGGTCACCAAAATCGTGGAAGACGAGTTTTTCAAATGCGGCCTATCCCCTACGGGCGCTTTCTTGATGCTGGCCGTTATTGAAGAAGAAGGCATTTCCCAGAAAAAATTAGGCGAGGTTCTCCACCATCAACCCTCGACTGTGACACGTCTGATCGAGAAACTAACCGCTAAAGGGCTAATCTATAACCGCGTCGAAGGCCGGATGTCCCTCATATACGCCACGGATAAGGGTAAAGCCTTGGAAGCCATCATCCATGAATGCTGGGATAATCTTCGTATACGTATAAATGAGATATTGGGCGAGAAAGAAAGCGATGAACTTACGTTGCATTTATATAAAGTGAGCGACCAAATAGAGAATAGCAATTGA